One Vigna radiata var. radiata cultivar VC1973A unplaced genomic scaffold, Vradiata_ver6 scaffold_146, whole genome shotgun sequence genomic region harbors:
- the LOC106780113 gene encoding scarecrow-like protein 23 produces the protein MINSLCGTLKSENNSRTKLQPTSSNDSKKNATQSSGDLDQTGLTPPSLNLPALKFDLDGDVEVQSPDNSLWESFFADQLDADFMISSPVRNLPSPQLSSYNCSYNYAHGMQTQSLSGCSPPKFSSSFNSSHKGKGLSPLHRVFNSPNNQYMQHVENLSLPAIEEFLEDYQGYSSTKVSSDIATSSECFDLSTQIPSSLLDTLTLPDSSRYHGSVDEESSVHGSGSSQLYQENDIYHQMGSMASASLSQALQQERYQEKWQKQQALHQQQQRQQQDNLMVPIPIGIEQEQDSGLQLVHLLLACAEAVAKEEYMLARRYLHHLNRVVTPLGDSMQRVAACFTDSLSARLNATLSPKPSKSLSPSNSMEVLKIYQIVYQACPYVKFAHFTANQAIFEAFETEERVHVIDLDILQGYQWPAFMQALAARPTTAPFLRITGVGPSIDAVRETGRCLTELAHSLRIPFEFHAVGEQLEDLKPHMLHRRVGEALAVNAVNRLHRVPGNHLGNLLTMIRDQAPNIVTLVEQEASHNGPYFLGRFLEALHYYSAIFDSLDATFPADSAQRAKVEQYIFAPEIRNIVSCEGPERFERHERLEKWRKIMEGKGFKSVALSPNAVTQSKILLGLYSCEGYRLTEDKGCLLLGWQDRAIVAASAWRC, from the exons ATGATCAATTCACTTTGTGGAACCCTCAAGAGTGAGAACAACTCTAGAACCAAACTCCAACCCACATCTTCAAATGACTCAAAGAAAAATGCAACTCAATCATCTGGTGATCTTGACCAAACTGGCCTAACCCCACCAAGCTTAAACCTTCCTGCACTCAAATTTGACTTAGATGGAGATGTGGAAGTTCAGTCACCAGATAATTCACTTTGGGAATCCTTTTTCGCTGACCAACTAGATGCTGATTTCATGATCTCTTCCCCAGTCAGGAACCTTCCCTCTCCGCAACTCTCTTCTTACAATTGCAGCTATAACTATGCTCATGGAATGCAAACTCAGAGTCTCTCAGGGTGTTCCCCACCAAAGTTTTCATCTTCCTTCAACAGCAGCCACAAAGGGAAAGGACTTAGCCCTCTCCACAGGGTCTTCAACTCACCAAACAATCAGTACATGCAGCATGTTGAAAACCTTTCCCTTCCAGCCATAGAAGAGTTCTTGGAGGACTATCAAGGCTATTCATCAACCAAGGTGTCTTCTGACATTGCAACTTCATCTGAATGCTTTGACTTGTCTACTCAAATCCCTTCGTCCCTATTGGATACCTTAACACTGCCCGATTCCTCAAGGTACCATGGTTCAGTCGATGAAGAATCCTCAGTGCACGGTTCTGGCTCTTCTCAACTTTACCAAGAGAATGACATCTATCATCAGATGGGGTCCATGGCTAGTGCATCCCTCTCACAGGCTCTACAACAAGAACGCTACCAAGAGAAATGGCAAAAACAGCAAGCACtgcatcaacaacaacaacgcCAGCAGCAAGACAATCTCATGGTGCCTATTCCAATCGGAATCGAGCAG GAGCAAGACAGCGGCCTTCAACTGGTGCACCTGCTTCTGGCCTGCGCAGAGGCTGTGGCGAAAGAGGAATACATGTTAGCAAGAAGGTACCTCCACCACCTCAACCGAGTCGTCACTCCCTTAGGCGACTCCATGCAGCGCGTGGCGGCATGCTTCACCGATTCGCTCAGCGCCAGGCTCAATGCTACTCTCAGCCCAAAACCCTCCAAATCCCTCAGCCCTTCCAACTCCATGGAAGTCCTCAAAATCTATCAGATCGTGTACCAGGCCTGCCCTTACGTCAAGTTCGCCCATTTCACCGCCAACCAGGCCATCTTCGAAGCCTTCGAGACCGAAGAGCGTGTTCACGTCATCGACCTCGACATCCTCCAGGGCTACCAATGGCCCGCCTTTATGCAGGCCCTCGCCGCCCGCCCCACCACCGCTCCCTTCCTCCGCATTACCGGAGTTGGCCCCTCTATCGACGCCGTCCGCGAAACCGGCCGCTGCCTTACCGAGCTCGCCCACTCCCTGCGCATCCCCTTTGAATTCCACGCCGTCGGAGAACAGCTCGAGGATCTCAAACCCCACATGCTGCACCGCCGTGTCGGGGAGGCTCTCGCTGTTAATGCAGTCAACCGCCTCCACCGCGTCCCCGGGAATCATCTGGGGAACCTTCTCACCATGATACGCGACCAGGCACCGAACATAGTGACCCTGGTGGAGCAAGAGGCGAGCCACAACGGACCCTACTTTCTGGGCCGGTTTCTCGAGGCGTTGCACTACTACTCCGCGATCTTTGACTCACTGGACGCAACGTTTCCGGCGGATTCGGCGCAGCGGGCGAAGGTGGAGCAGTACATATTCGCGCCGGAGATACGGAACATCGTATCGTGCGAGGGCCCGGAGAGGTTTGAGCGGCACGAGAGGCTGGAGAAGTGGCGGAAGATAATGGAGGGAAAGGGGTTTAAGAGCGTGGCACTGAGTCCAAACGCGGTGACTCAGTCGAAGATTTTGCTCGGGTTGTACTCGTGCGAGGGGTATAGATTGACGGAGGATAAGGGCTGCTTACTGCTTGGGTGGCAGGATAGGGCCATCGTTGCGGCGTCTGCATGGCGGTGTTGA